A single genomic interval of Coregonus clupeaformis isolate EN_2021a chromosome 36, ASM2061545v1, whole genome shotgun sequence harbors:
- the LOC121552248 gene encoding uncharacterized protein LOC121552248 isoform X2 codes for MFFCDVKSYNNLRPMPSSPPQDDDFDEAESYGTSWSPEFMASEQPELAEEDSHISLQSHEPMQRVKRLTPYPYTRPRPIEDHENEDRDSILNNVNPADIPDTSGGSRNLPEILELEAEDADDESDNKDKEEGFCCNGRTQSPQLESPLAGTSGNTGSPRHQAPGLQHAKTSKSKQVSFGNVKIHGKLVKSTTHTSYEHKPKVAQGRKRSRKSSREEIGDEIEMSLRRSTVARRTSTIFSHSQTPKPCGIVSRRQSDYGEEDENCCSRSSKSQRLDNPSLMILYSGEGVPSYLLDFLPTPGRLSPTLEGSARMSSSSHALGQQGPSLTRNRSGMTMRATLNPPAESETDRTEEERVKQDNRPGGQ; via the coding sequence ATGTTCTTCTGTGATGTAAAATCATATAACAATTTAAGACCCATGCCATCCAGCCCTCCGCAGGATGATGATTTTGATGAGGCAGAATCTTATGGCACCTCATGGAGTCCAGAGTTTATGGCAAGTGAACAACCTGAGCTGGCAGAAGAAGATTCCCATATATCCTTACAGAGTCATGAGCCAATGCAAAGGGTCAAGAGATTGACCCCATACCCATACACTAGACCAAGACCCATTGAGGACCATGAGAATGAGGATAGAGACAGTATTCTAAATAATGTCAACCCGGCAGACATACCTGACACATCTGGAGGAAGTAGAAACCTGCCTGAGATTTTAGAGTTAGAAGCTGAAGATGCAGATGATGAGTCTGATAACAAGGACAAGGAAGAGGGCTTCTGCTGTAATGGCAGAACCCAAAGCCCCCAACTAGAAAGTCCATTGGCTGGCACATCTGGGAATACAGGATCACCCAGGCACCAGGCACCAGGTCTTCAACATGCAAAAACAAGTAAGTCAAAGCAAGTTTCTTTCGGAAATGTCAAAATTCACGGCAAGCTTGTCAAGTCAACCACCCATACCTCTTATGAGCACAAGCCTAAGGTTGCTCAAGGTAGAAAGCGTTCCAGAAAATCAAGCCGTGAGGAGATCGGTGACGAGATAGAAATGTCTCTCAGAAGGAGCACTGTGGCCCGCCGCACCAGTACGATTTTTTCCCACTCTCAGACACCTAAGCCTTGTGGCATTGTGTCAAGACGCCAAAGCGATTATGGTGAAGAGGATGAGAACTGCTGTAGCCGGAGTTCTAAGAGCCAAAGGCTTGACAACCCCTCTCTAATGATTCTATATTCAGGTGAGGGTGTACCTTCTTATTTGCTAGATTTCCTTCCAACCCCTGGCAGACTAAGTCCTACTCTTGAGGGTAGTGCTAGGATGAGCTCTTCCAGCCATGCCCTGGGCCAACAGGGTCCCTCACTCACAAGGAACAGAAGTGGAATGACGATGAGGGCAACACTGAACCCCCCAGCAGAGTCAGAGACCGACAGAACAGAAGAAGAGAGAGTCAAACAGGACAACCGCCCCGGAGGACAATGA